A window from Hemicordylus capensis ecotype Gifberg chromosome 2, rHemCap1.1.pri, whole genome shotgun sequence encodes these proteins:
- the LOC128343720 gene encoding emerin homolog 1-like, whose amino-acid sequence MDDYKVRLTDAELLARLKKYKIPHGPIVESTRKLYEKKIYDYENLQAYQHPSPMPHTVEKNLAHPSKALHSTKTYLRDSLNSPGNEESSDESEESTQRLNEKEIDEYKTGWIQHPPPRESVPYTEPSKSQSHTRETFVSPWNKEPCSHGQEGKRSQSLEH is encoded by the exons ATGGACGACTACAAGGTACGCTTGACAGATGCTGAACTCCTTGCCCGCTTAAAGAAATACAAGATCCCACATGGACCTATTGTTG AATCAACCCGGAAACTTTATGAAAAGAAGATCTATGACTATGAGAACCTGCAGGCCTATCAGCATCCTTCACCAATGCCCCACACAGTTGAGAAGAACCTGGCACACCCATCAAAAG CTCTCCACTCTACAAAGACTTACCTAAGGGATTCCCTCAACTCCCCAGGAAATGAAGAATCCTCTGATGAAAGTGAAG AATCAACCCAGAGACTGAATGAAAAGGAAATAGATGAATACAAGACTGGGTGGATACAGCATCCTCCTCCTCGAGAATCTGTGCCATACACAG AGCCAAGCAAAAGTCAAAGCCATACAAGGGAAACCTTTGTGAGTCCTTGGAACAAGGAACCTTGCAGCCATGGCCAAGAAG GGAAACGGAGCCAGTCTTTGGAACACTAA